A portion of the Deltaproteobacteria bacterium genome contains these proteins:
- a CDS encoding endonuclease III → MKRSDIAQALRLLKKAAREFRTPYVSEEAGTSRDPFRVLVSCILSLRTRDETTAAASKRLFAIAPDPPSLADLDTAAIERAVYPVGFYRSKAATLKEIARRIVDEFGGAVPDTIEGLLELRGVGRKTANLVVTMGFGKPGICVDTHVHRITNRWGLVSTPTPEKTEFALRELLPRRYWIEINDLLVAYGQNVCTPLSPWCSRCVVAHLCDAVGVARRR, encoded by the coding sequence GTGAAACGCAGTGACATAGCGCAGGCCCTGCGTCTCTTGAAGAAGGCGGCGCGGGAGTTCAGGACCCCTTACGTGAGCGAAGAGGCCGGGACCTCGCGCGACCCCTTCCGGGTCCTCGTCTCCTGCATCCTCAGCCTGCGCACCAGGGACGAGACCACGGCGGCCGCCTCCAAGCGCCTCTTCGCCATCGCCCCCGACCCGCCCTCCCTCGCCGACCTCGACACCGCGGCAATCGAAAGGGCCGTCTATCCCGTGGGGTTTTACCGCAGCAAGGCCGCCACCCTCAAGGAGATCGCCCGCAGAATCGTCGACGAGTTCGGCGGCGCCGTGCCGGACACCATCGAGGGGCTTCTCGAGCTCAGGGGCGTGGGCCGCAAGACGGCAAACCTCGTCGTCACCATGGGGTTCGGCAAGCCCGGCATATGCGTGGACACCCACGTCCACAGGATAACGAACCGCTGGGGCCTGGTGAGCACCCCTACGCCGGAGAAGACCGAGTTCGCCCTGCGCGAGCTGCTGCCGCGGCGCTACTGGATCGAGATAAACGACCTGCTCGTCGCCTACGGCCAGAACGTGTGCACGCCCCTCTCTCCGTGGTGCAGCCGCTGCGTGGTGGCCCACCTTTGCGACGCCGTCGGCGTGGCAAGACGAAGATAA